A window of Thunnus thynnus chromosome 17, fThuThy2.1, whole genome shotgun sequence contains these coding sequences:
- the LOC137168439 gene encoding neurogenic differentiation factor 2-like — MLTRLFSDPSLLPDVQKYSGWAEDSEGEGPRIKDEDHEVTQDDMDSSELRGDSRTHSEHAGEDDEDDEVEEEDDGEDTEGDRPKKRGPKKRKMTQARIERSKMRRTKANARERTRMHDLNSALDNLRKVVPCYSKTQKLSKIETLRLAKNYIWALSEILRSGKRPDLVSYVQTLCKGLSQPTTNLVAGCLQLNSRNFLTEQQCQDGSRYGSGSFSMHSYPYQCARLSSPHCQPGSNSHPLRTHGYCSTYDSLYGGSGSPEYNSPEYEGPLSPPLCINGNFSLKHQGSASPENEKGYHYSMHYSGLPGSRPSGAHNLVFGSSGTRSGIHSENVLPYHDMHLHHERAPVYDELNAFFHN, encoded by the coding sequence ATGTTGACGAGGCTTTTCAGTGACCCCTCGCTGCTTCCCGACGTGCAGAAATACTCCGGCTGGGCGGAGGACAGCGAAGGCGAGGGTCCCCGGATCAAAGATGAGGACCATGAGGTAACCCAGGACGACATGGATTCTTCTGAGCTGAGAGGAGATAGCCGGACGCACTCGGAGCACGCCGGGGAAGACGACGAGGACGacgaggtggaggaggaggacgacggAGAGGATACAGAGGGGGACAGGCCCAAGAAAAGGGGCCCCAAGAAGCGCAAGATGACCCAGGCCCGCATCGAGCGCTCCAAGATGCGGCGGACAAAGGCCAACGCGCGAGAGCGGACCCGCATGCACGACCTGAACTCTGCGCTCGACAATCTGCGTAAAGTGGTGCCATGCTACTCCAAAACGcaaaaactgtccaaaatcGAGACACTGCGGTTGGCCAAAAACTATATCTGGGCCCTGTCGGAGATATTGCGCTCTGGGAAAAGGCCCGACCTTGTGTCCTACGTCCAGACGCTGTGCAAGGGACTCTCCCAGCCCACGACCAACCTGGTGGCGGGATGCCTGCAGCTGAACTCCCGTAACTTCCTAACCGAGCAGCAGTGTCAGGACGGGAGCAGGTACGGGTCCGGCTCCTTCTCCATGCATTCCTACCCGTACCAGTGCGCGCGTCTCTCCAGCCCCCACTGCCAGCCGGGCTCGAACTCGCATCCGCTGAGGACGCACGGCTACTGCTCGACTTACGACTCTCTCTACGGTGGGAGCGGGTCCCCGGAGTATAACAGTCCTGAATACGAGGGGCCCCTCAGCCCGCCCCTGTGCATCAATGGCAACTTTTCCCTGAAGCACCAAGGCTCTGCGTCCCCCGAAAACGAGAAGGGGTACCACTACTCTATGCATTACTCCGGCCTGCCTGGCTCCAGACCCAGCGGTGCCCACAACCTGGTGTTTGGCTCCTCGGGGACCCGGAGCGGCATTCACTCTGAAAACGTCCTGCCTTACCACGACATGCACTTACACCACGAACGGGCCCCCGTGTATGACGAACTGAACGCGTTTtttcacaattaa